Sequence from the Actinocatenispora sera genome:
GCGGGCGCCAGACGACCAGCGCCGTCTCCTGGGTCGGCACCAGATCCCGCCCGTACGACGGGGTCATGGCGTGCAGCTCGGCCAGCTGACGGCGCGCCTCCAGCAGCTGCTCCTCCAGCTCGGCGACCCGGGACTGCATCAACCGGGTGGCCTGCTCCAGCTCGATGATCCGCTTGATCCCGGCGAGGTTGACCCCCTCCTCCTGGGACAGTCGCTGGATCTCGCGCAGCAGAGCCACGTCCCGCGCGCTGTAGCGTCGGCCGCCGCCCGCGGTGCGGCCCGGCTGCACCAACCCGAGCCGGTCGTACTGCCGGAGCGTCTGCGGGTGCATGCCGGCCATCCGAGCCGCGACGGAGATGACGATGACCTTCGCATCCGACGTCGACTCGATGTTGACGAAGAACTCCGTGGCCATGC
This genomic interval carries:
- a CDS encoding heat shock protein transcriptional repressor HspR, which codes for MATEFFVNIESTSDAKVIVISVAARMAGMHPQTLRQYDRLGLVQPGRTAGGGRRYSARDVALLREIQRLSQEEGVNLAGIKRIIELEQATRLMQSRVAELEEQLLEARRQLAELHAMTPSYGRDLVPTQETALVVWRPRNSQQRRRDR